A stretch of the Chitiniphilus purpureus genome encodes the following:
- the pgi gene encoding glucose-6-phosphate isomerase: MSKLTTSPAWQALAAHHREIAHLHMRDLFQQDPQRFEKFSFESGGLFFDYSKNRVTEQTMQLLFDLARQSGLAERIEQMFSGEKINATENRAVLHTALRNLDKNPVRVDGDDVMPKVNAVKEKIFQFSDQIRSGERVGYTGRPFTDIVNIGIGGSDLGPLMVCNALKNYGHERLRMHFISTVDGDQIVSTLKHLNPETTLFIVASKTFTTQETITNARTARKWFLDRVGNETHIAKHFVAVSTNAKAVAEFGIDTANMFEFWDWVGGRYSLWSAIGLPIAIYLGKHDYQDLLHGAYTMDEHFKNKPFEHNLPVIMGLLGVWYINFFDATTHLVSPYNQALQRFPAYLQQLDMESNGKSIDLDGERVDYHTSPVVWGDAGINGQHAYYQMLHQGSQIVPVDFIASIEHPEIPEPHSTILMANFFAQTEAFMRGKTAAEVRAELDKAGITGPAQDALVPHKIFEGNRPTNTILMQRLTPRRLGALIALYEHKIFVQGTVWNVNSYDQWGVELGKQLARTIEHDLTTPGLTQTHDASTNGLINYYKRNVPR, translated from the coding sequence ATGTCCAAGCTCACCACTTCGCCAGCCTGGCAGGCCCTGGCGGCGCATCACAGGGAAATCGCTCATCTGCATATGCGCGACCTGTTCCAGCAGGATCCGCAGCGCTTCGAGAAATTCTCGTTCGAATCAGGTGGCCTCTTCTTCGATTACTCGAAGAACCGCGTCACCGAACAGACAATGCAGCTGCTGTTCGATCTGGCGCGTCAGTCGGGCCTTGCAGAGCGGATCGAGCAGATGTTCTCGGGCGAAAAGATCAATGCCACCGAGAACCGTGCCGTACTGCACACCGCGCTGCGCAACCTGGACAAGAATCCGGTACGCGTCGATGGCGACGACGTGATGCCCAAGGTCAATGCGGTCAAGGAGAAGATCTTCCAGTTCTCCGACCAGATCCGTTCGGGCGAGCGTGTGGGCTACACCGGGCGCCCGTTCACCGACATCGTCAACATCGGCATCGGCGGTTCGGACCTGGGCCCGCTGATGGTATGCAATGCGCTCAAGAACTACGGCCACGAGCGGCTCAGGATGCATTTCATCTCGACCGTGGACGGTGACCAGATCGTCTCGACGCTCAAGCATCTCAATCCGGAGACGACGCTGTTCATCGTCGCCTCCAAGACCTTCACCACGCAGGAGACCATCACCAACGCGCGCACCGCGCGCAAGTGGTTCCTCGACCGCGTGGGCAACGAGACGCACATCGCCAAGCACTTTGTCGCCGTCTCGACCAATGCCAAGGCCGTGGCGGAGTTCGGCATCGACACCGCCAACATGTTCGAATTCTGGGACTGGGTCGGCGGCCGCTACTCGCTGTGGTCCGCCATCGGCCTGCCGATCGCCATCTATCTTGGCAAACACGACTACCAGGATCTGCTCCATGGCGCCTACACCATGGACGAGCACTTCAAGAACAAGCCGTTCGAGCACAACCTGCCCGTGATCATGGGCCTCTTGGGCGTGTGGTACATCAACTTCTTCGACGCCACCACCCATCTGGTCTCGCCCTACAACCAGGCATTGCAGCGGTTTCCGGCCTATCTGCAGCAGCTGGACATGGAGTCCAACGGCAAGTCGATCGATCTGGACGGCGAGCGGGTCGACTACCATACGAGTCCGGTGGTGTGGGGCGATGCCGGCATCAACGGCCAGCACGCCTACTACCAGATGCTGCACCAGGGCAGCCAGATCGTGCCGGTCGACTTCATTGCCAGCATTGAGCATCCGGAGATCCCCGAGCCGCATAGCACCATCCTGATGGCGAACTTCTTTGCGCAGACCGAGGCGTTCATGCGCGGCAAGACGGCAGCCGAGGTGCGCGCCGAGCTGGACAAGGCCGGCATCACCGGCCCGGCGCAGGATGCACTGGTACCGCACAAGATCTTCGAAGGCAACCGGCCGACCAATACCATCCTGATGCAACGGCTCACACCGCGGCGCCTGGGCGCGCTGATCGCGCTCTACGAACACAAGATCTTCGTGCAGGGCACGGTGTGGAACGTCAACTCGTACGACCAATGGGGCGTCGAGCTGGGCAAGCAGCTGGCGCGTACCATCGAGCATGACCTGACCACGCCCGGTCTGACCCAGACCCACGACGCCTCGACCAACGGACTCATCAACTACTACAAGCGCAACGTGCCGCGATAA
- the hexR gene encoding transcriptional regulator HexR, translating into MLERIKTVIDSLSKSERKVAELVLAQPNLVANAPIAQIADLADVSQPTVIRFCRSLNCSGLQDFKLRLTRSLVSGVPYVHSMVSADDSAHDLAKKLFDNNISHLLRCRNELDTEALERAIKVLSNTHKIEVWGQGQSGAVAIDAQNKFFRLGVPTVAYTDPHMHGMSASMLKPGDAVVAVSNSGRTLDLIRSVEIARDAGADVIGITHSKSPLAKRCSICLYADTMEDPDLYTPMITRIVHLVIIDVLAVGVALKRGPELIDQLEKMKRNLKEKRVRGHEN; encoded by the coding sequence ATGCTCGAACGCATCAAGACCGTGATCGACTCGCTCTCCAAATCGGAGCGCAAAGTCGCCGAACTGGTGCTGGCCCAGCCTAACCTGGTGGCCAATGCGCCCATTGCGCAGATTGCCGACCTTGCCGACGTGTCCCAGCCGACCGTCATCCGCTTCTGCCGCAGCCTCAACTGTTCGGGGCTGCAGGATTTCAAGCTGCGGCTCACCCGCAGCCTGGTTTCCGGTGTGCCCTACGTGCACTCGATGGTCTCGGCCGACGATTCGGCACACGACCTGGCCAAGAAGCTGTTCGACAACAACATCTCCCACCTGCTGCGCTGCCGCAACGAGCTGGATACCGAGGCGCTGGAGCGGGCGATCAAGGTGCTGTCGAACACGCACAAGATCGAAGTGTGGGGCCAGGGCCAATCCGGCGCGGTGGCCATCGACGCGCAGAACAAGTTCTTCCGCCTGGGCGTGCCGACGGTGGCCTACACCGATCCGCACATGCATGGCATGAGCGCGTCGATGCTCAAGCCCGGCGACGCGGTGGTGGCCGTTTCCAACTCGGGCCGCACGCTCGATCTGATCCGCTCGGTCGAGATCGCGCGCGACGCCGGCGCCGACGTGATCGGCATCACGCACAGCAAGAGCCCGCTCGCCAAGCGCTGCTCGATCTGCCTGTACGCCGACACCATGGAAGACCCGGATCTCTATACGCCGATGATCACCCGCATCGTGCACTTGGTGATCATCGACGTGCTGGCCGTCGGCGTGGCCCTCAAGCGCGGCCCGGAATTGATCGACCAGCTCGAAAAGATGAAGCGCAACCTGAAGGAAAAACGGGTGCGCGGCCACGAAAACTGA
- the aceF gene encoding dihydrolipoyllysine-residue acetyltransferase, whose translation MSNLIELKVPDIGGHENVDIIEVMVSPGDRIEVEQSLITLETDKATMEVPSTHAGVVKDVKVKVGDKISEGNVILLLEMAGAAAATPAPATPATAAAPAPAAAQPAPAAAAQTIEVHVPDIGGHANVDVIEVLVKPGDAIEKEQSLITLETDKATMEVPSTAAGVVEHVAIKVGDKVSEGGLILTVKAGTAPAATPAQGAPAPAAPAAAAPSVTASPAGRTVALPKTDAFDETGFSKAHASPSVRRFARELGVDLGKVKGTGPKDRILHEDVQQYVKAVMSGSAAAPAVGTGGGAGLDLLPWPKVDFAKFGPIEARPLSKIKKISGANLHRNWVVIPHVTFNDECDITALEDFRKEIGKEWEKSGLKLSPLAFIIKAAAEALKAFPEFNSSLDGDNLILKRYYHIGFAADTPNGLVVPVIKDVDQKGLKQIAKELTDLSALAREGKLKPTDMQGATFTISSLGGIGGTSFTPIINAPEVAILGVCKSQIKPVWNGQEFAPRLMCPLSLSFDHRVIDGAAAARFTVHLGRLLSDIRRLVL comes from the coding sequence ATGAGCAACCTGATTGAACTGAAAGTGCCAGACATTGGCGGCCACGAGAACGTGGACATCATCGAAGTGATGGTCAGCCCAGGCGATCGCATCGAGGTCGAGCAAAGCCTGATCACGCTGGAAACCGACAAGGCCACGATGGAAGTGCCGTCCACCCATGCCGGCGTGGTCAAGGATGTCAAGGTCAAGGTCGGCGACAAGATCTCCGAAGGCAATGTGATCCTGCTGCTTGAAATGGCCGGTGCCGCGGCAGCGACACCCGCGCCGGCCACACCGGCCACCGCGGCGGCCCCCGCCCCTGCCGCCGCCCAGCCGGCCCCTGCCGCGGCGGCGCAGACGATCGAAGTGCACGTACCGGATATCGGCGGGCATGCCAACGTCGATGTGATCGAAGTGCTGGTCAAGCCGGGCGACGCGATCGAGAAGGAACAATCGCTGATCACGCTGGAGACCGACAAGGCCACCATGGAAGTGCCGTCCACCGCTGCCGGCGTGGTCGAACACGTGGCGATCAAGGTCGGCGACAAGGTCTCCGAAGGCGGCCTGATCCTGACCGTCAAAGCCGGCACCGCACCGGCTGCGACGCCCGCGCAGGGCGCGCCGGCACCGGCCGCGCCCGCTGCGGCCGCCCCGTCGGTGACCGCCTCGCCGGCCGGACGCACCGTCGCCCTGCCCAAGACGGATGCGTTCGACGAGACCGGCTTCAGCAAGGCCCATGCCTCGCCCTCGGTGCGCCGTTTCGCGCGCGAGCTGGGGGTGGACCTGGGCAAGGTCAAGGGCACCGGCCCCAAGGACCGCATCCTGCACGAGGACGTGCAGCAGTACGTGAAGGCGGTGATGAGCGGATCGGCCGCCGCACCGGCCGTGGGCACGGGCGGGGGTGCCGGGCTTGACCTGCTGCCGTGGCCCAAGGTCGACTTCGCCAAGTTCGGCCCGATCGAAGCCAGGCCGCTCTCCAAGATCAAGAAGATCTCCGGGGCCAACCTGCATCGCAACTGGGTGGTGATCCCGCACGTCACCTTCAACGATGAGTGCGACATCACCGCGCTGGAGGACTTCCGCAAGGAAATCGGCAAGGAGTGGGAAAAGAGCGGCCTCAAGCTGTCGCCACTGGCCTTCATCATCAAGGCCGCCGCCGAGGCGCTCAAGGCCTTCCCCGAATTCAATTCATCGCTGGACGGCGACAACCTGATCCTCAAGCGGTACTACCACATCGGCTTCGCCGCCGACACGCCAAACGGCCTGGTGGTACCGGTGATCAAGGACGTCGACCAGAAGGGGTTGAAGCAGATCGCCAAGGAGCTGACCGACCTTTCCGCCCTCGCCCGCGAAGGCAAGCTCAAGCCTACCGACATGCAGGGTGCGACCTTCACCATCAGCTCGCTCGGCGGCATCGGCGGTACCAGCTTCACGCCCATCATCAACGCCCCGGAAGTGGCCATCCTTGGTGTGTGCAAGAGCCAGATCAAGCCGGTGTGGAACGGCCAGGAATTCGCGCCGCGGCTGATGTGCCCGCTGTCGCTGTCGTTCGACCACCGCGTGATCGACGGCGCGGCCGCTGCCAGGTTCACCGTGCACCTGGGCAGGCTGCTGTCGGATATACGTCGGCTGGTACTTTGA
- the pgl gene encoding 6-phosphogluconolactonase: MSVQWHEFPSKDDLDAALAAKIAAVLNAAIAERGVASFAVSGGRTPAGMFKALSEQDVAWDKVYATLVDERWVPVEHADSNERTVRQHLLTGAASAIRFVSPVCEAPTPHAGEAEIEARLAAMPQPFDVLILGMGDDGHTASLFPGAAELEHACASTTLVAAVTPPVAPHRRITLTLPTIARARAVIVHITGTGKKALLHTALGEQKAVTEQYPIRRVLDAAAGQKHVFWAD, encoded by the coding sequence ATGTCTGTGCAGTGGCATGAATTTCCGTCCAAGGACGACCTTGACGCAGCCCTGGCGGCGAAGATCGCAGCGGTGCTGAATGCCGCCATCGCCGAACGCGGCGTGGCAAGCTTCGCCGTCTCCGGCGGGCGCACGCCGGCCGGGATGTTCAAGGCGTTGTCGGAACAGGACGTTGCGTGGGACAAGGTGTATGCCACCCTGGTCGACGAACGCTGGGTGCCGGTGGAACACGCCGACAGCAACGAGCGCACGGTGCGCCAGCATCTGTTGACGGGTGCGGCCAGCGCCATCCGTTTCGTCTCGCCGGTCTGCGAAGCGCCGACGCCGCATGCGGGCGAGGCCGAGATCGAAGCGCGCCTGGCGGCGATGCCGCAACCGTTCGACGTGCTGATCCTGGGCATGGGCGACGATGGCCACACCGCCTCGCTGTTCCCGGGCGCCGCCGAACTGGAACACGCCTGCGCCTCGACGACACTGGTCGCCGCGGTGACCCCGCCGGTGGCGCCGCACCGCCGCATCACGCTGACCCTGCCGACCATCGCGCGCGCGCGCGCCGTGATCGTGCATATCACCGGCACGGGCAAGAAGGCCCTGCTGCACACCGCGCTGGGCGAGCAAAAGGCGGTGACCGAGCAATATCCGATCCGCCGTGTGCTCGACGCCGCAGCGGGTCAGAAACATGTGTTCTGGGCTGATTGA
- the aceE gene encoding pyruvate dehydrogenase (acetyl-transferring), homodimeric type yields the protein MAEQIHDHDPRETQEWLEALDGVLEHEGAERAHFLVERLIDHARKDGVNIPYTATTAYINTIPPHLEAKSPGNHAYEERIRSYTRWNAAAMVVKANRGTAEPGGHITSFASAATLYDVGWNHFWHAPSADHGGDLVYFQGHSAPGMYARAFLEGRINEDQLNKFRREVDGGGLSSYPHPWLMPDFWQFPTVSMGLGPIMAIYQARFMKYLEDRGFKQHGDRKVWAFMGDGEMDEPESLGAISLAGREKLDNLIFVINCNLQRLDGPVRGNSKIIQELEGDFRGSGWNVVKVVWGSGWDALLAKDKKGLLQQRMMEVVDGEYQTYKSKDGAYVREHFFNTPELKALVSSMSDDDIWRLTRGGNDPHKVYAAYKAAVEHKGAPTLILMKTVKGYGMGPAGESQNVAHQTKKLSDDDMLHLRDRFKIPLSDEDAKACKFYLPPADTPEMQYMHERRKALGGYLPSRQPVDEPLQVPALDAFKAQLESTGEREMSTTMAFVRLMGTLVKDKHIGRRIVPIVPDESRTFGMEGMFRQLGIWSHVGQLYAPEDKDQLMFYKESKDGQILQEGINEAGAMSDWIAAATSYANHGVTMIPIYIYYSMFGFQRIGDLAWAAGDLRARGFLVGGTAGRTTLNGEGLQHQDGHGHLFAEFIPNCVSYDPTFAYELAVIVQSGLKRMYQDQENIYYYLTVMNENYTHPAMPEGAEEGIIKGMYLFREGAKEAKLKVQLMGCGTILREVIAAADLLKADFGVEADIWSTTSLNELRRDGIAVTRQNLLHPAAEPQVPYVTRCLQGRQGPVIAATDYKRTYADQIREYVPGRYVVLGTDGFGRSDSRQALRRFFEVDRHYVALAALKALADEGRIERKVVADAIAKYGIDAARPAPWTV from the coding sequence ATGGCAGAGCAGATTCACGACCACGATCCTCGGGAGACGCAGGAGTGGCTGGAGGCCCTGGACGGAGTATTGGAGCACGAAGGCGCGGAGCGCGCGCATTTCCTGGTCGAACGTCTGATCGACCATGCACGCAAGGATGGGGTGAACATTCCGTACACCGCCACCACCGCCTACATCAATACCATTCCGCCGCACCTGGAGGCCAAGAGCCCGGGCAACCATGCCTACGAGGAGCGCATCCGCTCCTATACCCGTTGGAATGCCGCTGCCATGGTCGTGAAAGCCAACCGGGGCACTGCCGAACCCGGTGGCCACATCACCTCGTTCGCTTCGGCTGCCACGCTCTACGACGTGGGCTGGAACCATTTCTGGCACGCGCCCTCCGCCGACCACGGCGGCGACCTCGTCTACTTCCAGGGACATAGCGCACCTGGCATGTATGCCCGCGCCTTCCTCGAAGGGCGCATCAACGAAGACCAGCTGAACAAGTTCCGCCGCGAAGTGGATGGCGGCGGGCTCTCCAGCTACCCACATCCGTGGCTGATGCCCGATTTCTGGCAGTTCCCCACCGTCTCGATGGGCCTGGGGCCCATCATGGCCATCTACCAGGCCCGCTTCATGAAATACCTGGAGGATCGCGGCTTCAAGCAGCATGGTGATCGCAAGGTCTGGGCCTTCATGGGTGATGGCGAGATGGACGAGCCTGAATCGCTCGGTGCGATTTCACTCGCCGGGCGCGAAAAGCTAGACAACCTGATCTTCGTCATCAACTGCAACCTGCAGCGCCTCGATGGCCCGGTACGCGGCAACAGCAAGATCATCCAGGAGCTGGAGGGCGATTTCCGCGGCTCGGGCTGGAACGTGGTCAAGGTGGTGTGGGGCTCGGGCTGGGATGCCTTGCTCGCCAAGGACAAGAAGGGCCTGCTGCAGCAACGCATGATGGAAGTGGTCGACGGCGAGTACCAGACCTACAAGTCCAAGGACGGCGCGTATGTGCGCGAACACTTCTTCAACACGCCGGAACTGAAGGCGCTGGTGTCCAGCATGTCGGACGACGACATCTGGCGCCTGACCCGCGGCGGCAACGATCCGCACAAGGTGTATGCCGCCTACAAGGCCGCGGTGGAGCACAAGGGCGCGCCGACGCTGATCCTGATGAAGACCGTCAAGGGTTACGGCATGGGCCCGGCCGGCGAATCGCAGAATGTGGCGCATCAGACCAAGAAGCTGTCCGACGATGACATGCTGCACCTGCGCGACCGCTTCAAGATCCCGCTGTCGGACGAGGACGCCAAGGCCTGCAAGTTCTACCTGCCGCCGGCCGACACGCCCGAGATGCAGTACATGCACGAACGCCGCAAGGCGCTTGGCGGCTATCTGCCGTCGCGCCAGCCGGTCGACGAGCCACTGCAGGTGCCGGCGCTGGATGCCTTCAAGGCGCAGCTCGAATCGACGGGCGAGCGCGAGATGTCGACCACCATGGCCTTCGTGCGCCTGATGGGCACCCTGGTCAAGGACAAGCACATCGGCCGACGCATCGTCCCCATCGTGCCGGACGAATCGCGCACCTTCGGCATGGAAGGCATGTTCCGCCAGCTTGGCATCTGGTCCCACGTGGGGCAGCTGTACGCGCCCGAGGACAAGGACCAGCTGATGTTCTACAAGGAGTCCAAGGACGGCCAGATCCTGCAGGAAGGGATCAACGAGGCCGGCGCGATGTCCGACTGGATCGCGGCCGCCACCTCCTATGCCAATCATGGCGTGACCATGATCCCGATCTACATCTACTACTCGATGTTCGGCTTCCAGCGCATCGGCGACCTGGCCTGGGCGGCGGGTGACCTGCGCGCGCGCGGCTTCCTCGTCGGCGGCACTGCCGGACGCACCACGCTCAATGGCGAAGGGCTGCAGCACCAGGATGGGCACGGCCACCTGTTTGCCGAATTCATCCCCAACTGTGTGTCGTACGATCCCACTTTCGCCTATGAGCTCGCGGTCATCGTGCAAAGCGGCCTCAAGCGCATGTACCAGGACCAGGAGAACATCTACTACTACCTGACGGTGATGAACGAGAACTACACCCACCCGGCCATGCCCGAGGGCGCCGAGGAGGGCATCATCAAGGGGATGTATCTGTTCCGTGAAGGCGCCAAGGAGGCCAAGCTCAAGGTCCAGTTGATGGGCTGCGGCACCATCCTGCGCGAAGTGATCGCCGCCGCCGACCTGCTCAAGGCCGATTTCGGGGTCGAGGCGGACATCTGGTCCACCACCAGCCTGAATGAATTGCGCCGCGATGGCATCGCGGTTACGCGCCAGAACCTGCTGCACCCGGCCGCTGAGCCGCAGGTGCCCTACGTGACGCGCTGCCTGCAGGGCCGGCAAGGCCCTGTCATCGCCGCCACCGACTACAAGCGCACCTATGCCGACCAGATCCGCGAATACGTGCCGGGCCGCTACGTGGTGCTCGGCACCGACGGCTTCGGCCGCTCGGACAGCCGGCAGGCGCTGCGCCGCTTCTTCGAGGTCGACCGCCACTATGTCGCGCTCGCCGCGCTCAAGGCGCTGGCCGACGAAGGCCGGATCGAGCGCAAGGTCGTCGCCGATGCGATCGCCAAGTACGGCATCGATGCGGCACGCCCCGCCCCGTGGACTGTTTAA
- the zwf gene encoding glucose-6-phosphate dehydrogenase, which yields MTPIDAFDMVLFGGTGDLVMRKLLPALYHQHQDGNLPAAGRIICLGRSVPDTAAYLDKARGLAQGYLGKHYNEADWDSFADRIEYLRLDANNPDEFGRLADVLNTFPGRVRVFYLSTAPDLFAPISKSLAAVGLSQGNARVVLEKPLGHDLASSNKINDEVGQYFEEQQIYRIDHYLGKEPVLNLIALRFANTLLEPLWRREWIRDVQITVTEQVGVETRADFYDKAGALRDMIQNHLLQLLTIVAMEPPASIDADAVRDEKLKILRALKPLTAETVHTNVVRGQYRAGAINAKPVPGYLEEPGVPAGSKTETFVALKAEIQTWRWAGVPFYLRTGKRLQERLAEIVINFREAPHSIFGRHTTPNRLVIQLQPDESVRLYLMAKEPGNQFRQRPVHLDLDFKDFFQSRSPEAYERLLMDVIRGDLSLFVRRDEQRAAWKWVEPILDAWENGIDAPKPYTAGTWGPAASSALLSRDGFSWHEEG from the coding sequence ATGACCCCCATCGACGCTTTCGACATGGTGCTGTTCGGCGGCACAGGCGACCTGGTGATGAGAAAGCTGCTGCCGGCGCTTTATCACCAGCACCAGGATGGCAATCTGCCTGCCGCCGGCCGCATCATCTGTCTGGGGCGCAGCGTGCCCGACACCGCGGCGTATCTGGACAAGGCGCGGGGCCTGGCGCAGGGCTATCTGGGCAAGCATTACAACGAGGCCGATTGGGATTCGTTCGCCGACCGGATCGAATACCTGCGGCTGGATGCCAACAATCCGGACGAATTCGGCAGGCTTGCCGACGTGCTCAACACCTTTCCGGGCCGGGTGCGCGTGTTCTATCTGTCCACCGCGCCGGACCTGTTCGCCCCGATCTCCAAGAGCCTTGCCGCCGTCGGGCTCAGCCAGGGCAACGCCCGCGTGGTGCTGGAAAAACCGCTGGGCCACGATCTGGCGTCGTCCAACAAGATCAACGACGAGGTCGGCCAGTATTTCGAAGAACAGCAGATCTACCGGATCGACCATTACCTGGGCAAGGAGCCGGTGCTCAATCTGATCGCGCTGCGCTTTGCCAATACGCTGCTCGAACCGCTGTGGCGCCGCGAATGGATCCGCGACGTGCAGATCACCGTGACCGAGCAGGTGGGCGTGGAAACCCGGGCCGATTTCTACGACAAGGCCGGCGCGCTGCGCGACATGATCCAGAACCACCTGCTGCAGCTGCTCACCATCGTCGCGATGGAGCCGCCGGCAAGCATCGATGCCGATGCGGTGCGTGATGAGAAGCTCAAGATCCTGCGTGCGCTCAAGCCACTGACCGCCGAGACCGTGCACACCAACGTGGTGCGCGGCCAATACCGCGCCGGCGCGATCAACGCCAAGCCGGTGCCGGGCTATCTGGAGGAGCCGGGCGTGCCGGCCGGCTCGAAGACCGAGACCTTTGTTGCACTCAAGGCGGAGATCCAGACCTGGCGCTGGGCCGGCGTGCCGTTCTATCTGCGCACCGGCAAGCGGCTGCAGGAACGCCTGGCGGAGATCGTCATCAATTTCCGCGAGGCCCCGCATTCGATCTTCGGCCGCCACACCACGCCCAACCGGCTGGTGATCCAGCTGCAACCGGACGAGTCGGTCCGCCTCTACCTGATGGCCAAGGAGCCGGGCAACCAGTTCCGGCAACGCCCGGTGCACCTTGACCTGGACTTCAAGGATTTCTTCCAGAGCCGCAGCCCGGAAGCCTACGAGCGCCTGCTGATGGACGTGATCCGCGGTGACCTGTCGCTGTTCGTGCGCCGCGACGAACAGCGCGCCGCATGGAAATGGGTGGAGCCGATCCTGGATGCCTGGGAAAACGGCATCGATGCGCCCAAGCCTTATACCGCCGGTACCTGGGGGCCGGCCGCCTCGTCTGCGCTGCTGTCGCGCGACGGCTTCAGCTGGCACGAAGAAGGCTGA
- the lpdA gene encoding dihydrolipoyl dehydrogenase produces the protein MSNIIELKVPDIGDHGNVDVIEVFVTAGDSVAAEQSLITLETDKATMEVPAISAGVIKEVKVKVGDKVSEGSVIALLEATAAAAPAPGPAPAPQPAPQSAGPAPAAAQPAGSYQGPVDIETEMLVLGAGPGGYSAAFRSADLGLKTVLVERYATLGGVCLNVGCIPSKALLHNAFVIDEVAHLAANGIKFGKPEVDIDALRGFKEKVIGKLTGGLAGMAKARKVEHVRGVGTFLDPYHLQVETTSGEGRAATGEKKVIRFKQAIIAVGSSVFKLPFIPNDPRIVDSTGALALKSVPQRMLIIGGGIIGLEMGTVYSTLGARLDVVELSDGLMQGADRDLVKVWQDWNKHRFDNIMLNTRTTAIEPKADGVWVTFDGEKAPKEPQRYDLVLHATGRVPNGRQIGAENAGVKVTERGFIEVDKQMRTNVPHIFAIGDLVGQPMLAHKAVHEAHVAAENAAGHKAWFDARVIPGVAYTDPEVAWVGLTEDQARKDGRAITKGVFPWAASGRAIANGRTEGFTKLIFDAESGQILGGAIVGPHAGDMIGEICLGIEMGADAVDIGKTIHPHPTMGESIGMAAEVAKGVCTDLPPQRKK, from the coding sequence ATGAGCAACATCATCGAATTGAAAGTGCCCGACATCGGCGATCACGGCAACGTGGACGTGATCGAAGTCTTTGTCACCGCCGGCGACAGCGTGGCCGCGGAGCAGAGCCTGATCACGCTGGAAACCGACAAGGCCACCATGGAAGTGCCGGCCATCTCGGCCGGCGTGATCAAGGAAGTGAAGGTCAAGGTGGGCGACAAGGTGTCCGAAGGCAGCGTGATCGCGCTGCTCGAAGCGACCGCGGCCGCCGCACCGGCCCCCGGACCGGCGCCGGCACCTCAACCCGCCCCCCAGTCGGCCGGCCCGGCGCCGGCTGCGGCGCAACCTGCCGGCAGCTACCAGGGGCCGGTCGACATTGAAACCGAGATGCTGGTGCTGGGCGCCGGCCCGGGGGGTTATTCAGCCGCGTTCCGCTCGGCGGACCTGGGCTTGAAGACCGTGCTGGTCGAACGCTACGCCACGCTGGGCGGCGTCTGCCTCAATGTGGGCTGCATCCCGTCCAAGGCGTTGCTGCACAACGCCTTCGTCATCGACGAGGTGGCCCACCTTGCAGCCAACGGCATCAAGTTCGGCAAACCCGAGGTCGATATCGACGCACTGCGCGGCTTCAAGGAAAAGGTGATCGGCAAGCTCACCGGCGGCCTTGCCGGCATGGCCAAGGCACGCAAGGTGGAACACGTGCGCGGCGTGGGCACCTTCCTCGATCCCTACCATCTGCAGGTGGAGACCACCTCGGGCGAGGGCCGCGCGGCGACCGGTGAGAAGAAGGTGATCCGCTTCAAGCAGGCCATCATCGCCGTCGGCTCCTCGGTGTTCAAGTTGCCCTTCATCCCCAACGACCCGCGCATCGTCGATTCGACCGGCGCGCTGGCACTGAAGAGTGTGCCGCAGCGCATGCTGATCATCGGCGGCGGCATCATCGGCCTGGAAATGGGCACGGTATATTCGACCCTGGGCGCGCGCCTCGATGTGGTCGAGCTGTCCGACGGGCTGATGCAGGGCGCCGACCGGGACTTGGTCAAGGTCTGGCAGGACTGGAACAAGCACCGTTTCGACAACATCATGCTCAACACCAGGACCACTGCGATCGAACCCAAGGCCGACGGCGTGTGGGTGACATTCGACGGCGAGAAGGCACCCAAGGAGCCGCAACGCTACGACCTGGTACTGCACGCCACCGGCCGCGTGCCCAATGGCAGGCAGATCGGCGCCGAGAACGCCGGCGTGAAGGTGACCGAGCGCGGCTTCATCGAAGTCGACAAGCAGATGCGTACCAACGTGCCGCACATCTTCGCCATCGGCGACCTCGTCGGCCAGCCGATGCTGGCGCACAAGGCGGTGCACGAGGCCCACGTGGCGGCCGAGAACGCCGCCGGCCACAAGGCCTGGTTCGACGCGCGCGTGATTCCGGGCGTCGCCTACACCGATCCGGAAGTGGCGTGGGTCGGCCTGACCGAAGACCAGGCCAGGAAGGACGGGCGCGCCATCACCAAGGGCGTGTTCCCCTGGGCCGCGTCCGGCCGCGCCATCGCCAACGGCCGCACCGAAGGCTTCACCAAGCTGATCTTTGACGCCGAGAGCGGTCAGATCCTCGGCGGCGCCATCGTCGGCCCGCATGCGGGCGACATGATCGGCGAGATCTGCCTCGGCATCGAGATGGGGGCGGACGCCGTCGATATCGGCAAGACCATCCACCCGCACCCGACGATGGGCGAATCGATCGGCATGGCCGCCGAGGTGGCCAAGGGGGTCTGTACCGACCTGCCGCCACAGCGCAAGAAGTAG